ATACATTCGCAAATGTATGTAAGTCCACCTTTTTGTAAAAATCATCCTATGGCACGAAAAACCAAACAGCAGGCGCTAGAAACGCGAAATCATATAATTGACGCAGCAATTGAAAGGTTTTCCGAACACGGCGTTTCCAAAACGTCACTGGCTGATATCGCGGCTGCGGCAGGGGTGACGCGTGGTGCAATTTACTGGCATTTCAAAAACAAAACTGACTTGCTCAATGAAATCTGGGCACAGTCCGAATCCGGACTGGAAGACTTAGAGGTTGAGTATCAATTAAAATACCCTTCTGATCCACTCTCTGTCATGCGTGCCATGGTGACCTATGTCCTTGTGGCCACGGCCCGGGACCAGCGCAGACGTGCTCTTATGGAAATTATTTTCCATAAATGCGAATTTGTGGGCGAAATGACCACCTTGCAGATGATGCAGCAGACTCTGTACCTGGAATGTTACGAGAAGATTGAAGATGTTCTGCGCCAGTGTATTGAAGCGGGTCAGTTACCTGCTGAACTCGAAACCCGCCGTACAGCCGTTGTGATGCGCGCCTATATTACCGGCATCATGGAGAACTGGCTGTTTATGCCCGAAAGCTTTGATCTGGTGGCTGATGCGCCGCAACTGGTTGAGGTGCTGATCGATATGTTGCAGCACAGCCGTACGTTACGCACCTCCGCTGGTTAGCAATCAAACCCGGTATTGCGCAGAAGCTGACTTACCCTCAAAACTCAGCAATGCGCATCACCCTGGTAAACAGCAAAACCGGGTAATGCGCCGGTCACTGACCAGCCTCACATCCCCGAATCGCATTCAGACCTGAGCTGCCGTCAGAGACAAAACCTTACGGCTGTTTTGCCACTTTAGATTCGAAATCTCTCTGCACTATAGCCAGCGCGGCAAGCACCGTCTGCGGCGCAATATTGTTCTCTTCCAGCAACATAATCAGATCGACCGCCAGCTTTACTTCTTCCGGGGCGTTTTCAAGCGACATTCTCTGCTCCTTACAGATCCCGACACCATCAGATCCGCAGTTTTTTGATCAACAGTACCATAATGAGCGCACCGGCCAGAGCGATCAGCATGGCTCTGGGTTCCATTTCCGCCAGGGTGCCATAACTGAAGAAGACGCTGATATAGCCCCCTATCAACGCACCCACTACAGCCAGTACCAGCGTCGGGATCAGGCCGCCGGGCCGGCCCGGAAAAAACGCCGGGTCAGGAAACCTGTCAGCAAACCGATGACTATCCACGAGAGAAGCCCCATACGTATCTCCAGCCAAAAATTTATCCAAGTATATACGTTAAAACCGGGTAAACCTGGCTGACGCTAAGGTTCACGTTTTTCAATTGCGCGTTCGATGCGTTTTGTAGCCTGCAAACAGCGCTGAAGCCGGCCTTCCTGAGCGGCAATCTCACGCTGAAGGTTTTGCTGCTGCACCAGCGTTTCACACCTGGCTAACTGGCTTTCACGGTCGGCTATCATCGCCCTCAGGCGCCGCTCATAATCCTGATGTTTCGCCAGCTTCTCATAAAGATTCTCGCTGACCGGTTCGGCTACCACTTCGCCCTTGCGCAGGGTAAGCGTCGCCAGTTCGCGCTGTAATGCAGTGATCTGAAGCACCACGCGCTCGGCCATCCAGGCGACGCGCTCGGGCCGCTGGTCTGCAACGCTCTGTTTTAGCAGCCCCAGATTCTGGCGGATCTCCAGAAGATAATCCCCCAACCGGGTGGTGTGGGTATGGAACAGTTGGGCATCGAAACGCGCCTTTGGCGTGCGTTTATTGCTGTGGGGGGCCACCGCTTCGGCCAGCTGTTCCAGCTTTGCTTCCAGTTGCTGAAGCAACAGGGCACTTTTCATCTTGTGGTCTCCAGTCAAGGCGTGCCAGGATTATCGTCTGAAAGGGAAAGGACTCAGACAATGCAACGTATCATTCTACTGATTATTGGCTGGTTAGCGATGGGGTTAGCAACGCTGGGGGTGATTTTACCGCTGTTGCCCACCACACCCTTTCTGCTGCTTGCGGCCTGGTGTTTTGCCCGCTCTTCTCCCCGTTTCCATCACTGGCTGCTGCACCGTTCGCTGTTTGGACCTTATTTACGCCACTGGCAACAGCATCGCGCGCTGCCACCCAGGACCAAAGGACGTATGGTGGTGTTTACCCTGATTACCTTTGCCTTCTCTTTATGGCTGGTGAAGATCCTCTGGGTGCGGGTGATGTTAGTCTGCCTGCTCACTGTTCTGCTGATCTTTATGCTACGTTTACCGGTAGTCGGGGACGGGCAAGAAAAGCGGTAATTTTGCGGACTATGGTTGCAATTGCCCGAAGGTTTGCATAGATTTGGTCGTTTTCGTGCGTGGCTTCCCCCTGACGTTTCCCTTTTTGCTCTGCGACACAGGTCGTCAGCGCTGATGAAGCTGCGCGAGTCAGATTTGTATTTACCAGGCATAACACTATGACCGCGACTGCGCAGCAGCTTGAATTCCTTAAAAACAGTATCAAAAGCATTCCGGACTACCCGAAGCCGGGTATTTTGTTCCGTGACGTGACCAGCCTGCTGGAAGACCCCGAAGCCTATGCGCTAAGTATTAAGCTGCTGGTTGAACGTTATCGTGACAGGGGCATCACCAAAGTCGTTGGCACCGAAGCCCGTGGATTTTTATTTGGCGCACCCGTGGCTTTAGGGCTGGGTGTAGGTTTTGTTCCCGTGCGTAAGCCGGGCAAACTGCCCCGCAAAACCTTTTCCGAATCTTACGAGCTGGAGTACGGCACCGATAAGCTCGAACTGCACTGCGACGCTATCGGCGAAGGCGATATCGTGCTGGTGGTGGACGATCTGTTAGCGACCGGCGGCACGATTGAAGCTACCGTTAAGCTGATCCGCCGTGCCGGAGGCGAAGTAAAAGATGCCGCCTTTATTATCAATCTGTTCGACCTCAGCGGTGAAGCCCGCCTGAAGGCGCAGGGCATCGAGTCCTTCAGCCTCGTTAACTTCCCAGGGCACTAAACCCCCAACGTTCAGCCTCGCCGTAAAGGTGGGGCTGTGTTAGCATTACCCTCCGGTTCACTCAACACATCCCGCGAATTAATGAGCTATCAGGTACTGGCCCGCAAGTGGCGTCCACAAGCGTTTACTGATGTCGTCGGTCAGGAGCATGTCCTGACAGCGCTGGCTAATGGCCTGTCGCTCGGCCGCATCCATCACGCTTATCTGTTTTCCGGCACCCGAGGTGTGGGAAAGACCACCATTGCCCGCCTGTTGGCGAAAGGACTGAATTGCGAAACGGGCATTACGGCTACCCCGTGCGGTCAGTGTGATAACTGTCGTGAAATTGAGCAGGGGCGTTTTGTCGATCTGATTGAGATTGATGCCGCCTCCCGTACCAAAGTGGAAGACACGCGCGATCTGCTGGACAACGTGCAGTACGCACCAGCGCGTGGCCGCTTCAAAGTTTACCTTATTGATGAAGTGCATATGCTCTCGCGTCACAGCTTTAATGCGCTGTTAAAAACGCTGGAAGAGCCTCCTGAGCACGTGAAATTCCTGCTGGCAACTACCGATCCGCAGAAGCTGCCGGTGACCATTCTGTCGCGCTGCCTGCAATTTCATCTGAAAGCCCTGGATGTTGAACAGATCCGCGGCCAGCTTGAGCACGTGCTGCACGAAGAGAAAATTGACGCCGAAGCGCGATCGCTGCAACTGCTGGCACGCGCAGCGGATGGCAGCATGCGCGATGCGCTGAGCCTCACCGACCAGGCCATTGCGATGGGGCAGGGGCAGGTGACCACTGAAACGGTCAACGCCATGCTCGGCACGCTGGATGATGAGCAGCCGCTGGCGCTGATTGAAGCGCTGGTCAATGCGGAAGGCGAGCAGGTGATGGCGCTGCTGAATCAGGCTGCCTCTCGCGGCGTTGAGTGGGAAGCGCTGCTGGTTGAAATGCTGACCCTGCTGCACCGGGTGGCAATGATCCAGCTGCTGCCCTCCGCGCTGGGCGATGACTATGCCGCCGTTGAGCACCGCCTGCGCGAACTGGCACGAGTGTTACCGCCAGCAGATGTCCAACTTTATTATCAGACGATGCTGGTGGGCCGCAAAGAGTTGCCGCTGGCACCCGATCGGCGTATGGGCGTTGAGATGACGCTGTTGCGCGCGCTGGCCTTTCACCCGAAACAGGTGATTGCTGAGCCGGTTGCCCGTCCGGCAATGACGCCGCAGGTGCCGCCCGCTGTCTCACAGCCCGCTCCGGCGGTTCCTCCGACAGCGGGCACGCCTGCCCATACCGTGCAGGAAGCGCCCCCTCCGGGGAATTTGCCCGATACCACCAGTCAGTTACTGCAGGCGCGAACGCAGTTGATGCGCCAGCAGGGAGCGACCAAACCAAAAAAGGATGAGCCGGCGGCGCAAAATGCGCGGCCGGCAAGTTCGGCACTGGAGCGGCTGGCTTCAGTTACCGGGCGTGGCCAGAAGCGGCAGGCTGCCGCTGAACCCGCAGCCCCGGTAAAAAAAGAGGCCTATCGCTGGAAGGCGCAGACGGTGAGCGAGGCGGAGCCAGAACCCTTAGCCACCCCTAAGGCTTTGCGCAACGCGCTTGAGCATGAAAAAACGCCGGAACTGATGGCGAGGCTGACCTCTGAATCTTTGCTGCGGGATGCATGGGCAGCAGAGATTGCCACGCTGACGCTGCCTAAACTGGTACAGCAACTGGCGCTGAACGCGTGGAAAGAGGAGACGGAGAGCGGCATTTGCCTGCATCTTCGCTCCAGCCAGCGCCACCTTAACTCTCCATCAGCGCAGAAAGTGTTGAGCGAGGCATTAAGCGCGGCAGCAGGTCAACCGGTTGAATTGACACTGGTAGAAGATGATAATCCATCGGTGTTAACGCCGCTGGAATGGCGTCAGGCGATTTACGAAGAGAAACTGGCGCAGGCGCGTCAGTCCATTATCGCGGATACTCATATTCAGACGCTGCGTCGTTTTTTTGACGCGGACCTGGATGAAGAGAGTATTCGCCCCGTTTGAAACGCTGCATGACCGCCCCGGTGGAATGCGGCCCGATCTGAGAGAGAAAACTATGTTTGGAAAAGGCGGAATGGGCAACCTGATGAAACAGGCCCAGCAGATGCAGGAAAAAATGGCTCAGGCTCAGGAAGAGATCGCAGCCCTGGAAGTGACCGGCGAATCAGGCGCAGGTCTGGTAAAAGTCACCATCAACGGCGCGCACAACTGCCGTCGTGTTGAGGTGGATCCAAGCCTGCTGGAAGATGATAAAGATATGCTGGAAGATCTGGTCGCTGCGGCATTTAACGATGCTGCCCGCCGCATCGCAGAAGCGCAGAAAGAGAAGATGGCTGGCGTTTCTAACGGTATGCAGCTGCCACCTGGCTTCAAGATGCCGTTCTGATGCAGACCAGCCCGCTCCTTGAAAGTTTGATGGAGTCGCTGCGCTGTCTGCCAGGCGTTGGGCCAAAATCGGCCCAGCGTATGGCTTTTCAGCTGTTACAGCGTGACCGCAGCGGCGGCATGCGTCTGGCTCAGGCTCTGACGCGTGCCATGTCAGAAATCGGCCACTGTGCCGACTGCCGGACCTTTACCGAGCAGGAAATCTGCACCATCTGCGCTAACCCGCGTCGTCAGCAAACCGGGCTGATTTGCGTGGTGGAAAGCCCGGCGGACATTCATGCCATTGAGCAAACCGGGCAGTTTGCCGGTCGCTACTTTGTGCTGATGGGTCACCTTTCACCGCTCGATGGCATTGGTCCCAATGACATCGGCCTTGATCGGCTGGAGCAGCGGCTGGAAAAAGAGTCTGTTCAGGAAGTGATCCTGGCCACCAACCCCACGGTGGAAGGGGAGGCAACGGCCAACTACATCGCTGCAATGTGCGGACAGTATGGCGTAGAAGCCAGCCGTATTGCGCATGGTGTACCCGTTGGTGGTGAGCTGGAAATGGTCGATGGCACCACGCTGTCGCACTCTCTGGCAGGCCGCCATAAGATTAGATTCTAGCCAATTAGCGGCACGATCCGTCGTGCCCGCTTGAAATCTCTGTTAATGCCCCCACTCTACATCTCAACGTATTTCCATCTCCACTAGTTGAGGTAGCAATGACCATGAAAGGACAAGAGACGCGTGGCTTCCAGTCAGAGGTAAAACAGCTTCTGCACCTGATGATCCATTCCCTCTATTCAAACAAAGAAATCTTCCTGCGTGAGCTGATCTCCAACGCCTCTGATGCGGCGGACAAACTGCGTTTTCGCGCTCTGTCCACCCCGGATCTTTATCAGGGCGATGGCGACTTACGCGTGCGGGTTTCCGTTGATAAGGAAAATCGCACCCTCACGCTGAGCGATAACGGCATCGGCATGACGCGTGATGAAGTCATTGAAAACCTGGGCACCATCGCCAAATCCGGTACCAAATCTTTCCTGGAATCTCTGGGTTCCGATCAGGCTAAAGACAGCCAGCTGATCGGTCAGTTTGGTGTGGGCTTCTACTCTGCCTTTATCGTGGCAGACAAGGTTTCTGTACGCACCCGTGCAGCCGGTGTAACGGCAGATGAAGGCGTGTTCTGGGAATCTCAGGGTGAGGGCGAGTACACCATCGCCGACATCACCAAAGAAGATCGTGGAACCGAAATCACCCTGCACCTGCGCGAAGGTGAAGATGAGTTTCTGGATGCCTGGCGTGTGCGCAGCATCATCAGCAAATACTCCGATCACATTGCCCTGCCTGTGGAGATCGAAAGCCACAACGAAGAAGAGAACACCACCAGCTGGGAAAAGATCAACAAAGCCCAGGCGCTGTGGACGCGTAACAAGTCCGACATCAGCGAAGAAGAGTACAAAGAGTTCTACAAGCATGTTTCTCATGACT
This genomic window from Erwinia sp. E_sp_B01_1 contains:
- the acrR gene encoding multidrug efflux transporter transcriptional repressor AcrR, which gives rise to MARKTKQQALETRNHIIDAAIERFSEHGVSKTSLADIAAAAGVTRGAIYWHFKNKTDLLNEIWAQSESGLEDLEVEYQLKYPSDPLSVMRAMVTYVLVATARDQRRRALMEIIFHKCEFVGEMTTLQMMQQTLYLECYEKIEDVLRQCIEAGQLPAELETRRTAVVMRAYITGIMENWLFMPESFDLVADAPQLVEVLIDMLQHSRTLRTSAG
- the rsmS gene encoding pleiotropic regulatory protein RsmS, which translates into the protein MSLENAPEEVKLAVDLIMLLEENNIAPQTVLAALAIVQRDFESKVAKQP
- a CDS encoding primosomal replication protein, with translation MKSALLLQQLEAKLEQLAEAVAPHSNKRTPKARFDAQLFHTHTTRLGDYLLEIRQNLGLLKQSVADQRPERVAWMAERVVLQITALQRELATLTLRKGEVVAEPVSENLYEKLAKHQDYERRLRAMIADRESQLARCETLVQQQNLQREIAAQEGRLQRCLQATKRIERAIEKREP
- a CDS encoding DUF454 family protein — encoded protein: MQRIILLIIGWLAMGLATLGVILPLLPTTPFLLLAAWCFARSSPRFHHWLLHRSLFGPYLRHWQQHRALPPRTKGRMVVFTLITFAFSLWLVKILWVRVMLVCLLTVLLIFMLRLPVVGDGQEKR
- the apt gene encoding adenine phosphoribosyltransferase, with the translated sequence MTATAQQLEFLKNSIKSIPDYPKPGILFRDVTSLLEDPEAYALSIKLLVERYRDRGITKVVGTEARGFLFGAPVALGLGVGFVPVRKPGKLPRKTFSESYELEYGTDKLELHCDAIGEGDIVLVVDDLLATGGTIEATVKLIRRAGGEVKDAAFIINLFDLSGEARLKAQGIESFSLVNFPGH
- the dnaX gene encoding DNA polymerase III subunit gamma/tau, which encodes MSYQVLARKWRPQAFTDVVGQEHVLTALANGLSLGRIHHAYLFSGTRGVGKTTIARLLAKGLNCETGITATPCGQCDNCREIEQGRFVDLIEIDAASRTKVEDTRDLLDNVQYAPARGRFKVYLIDEVHMLSRHSFNALLKTLEEPPEHVKFLLATTDPQKLPVTILSRCLQFHLKALDVEQIRGQLEHVLHEEKIDAEARSLQLLARAADGSMRDALSLTDQAIAMGQGQVTTETVNAMLGTLDDEQPLALIEALVNAEGEQVMALLNQAASRGVEWEALLVEMLTLLHRVAMIQLLPSALGDDYAAVEHRLRELARVLPPADVQLYYQTMLVGRKELPLAPDRRMGVEMTLLRALAFHPKQVIAEPVARPAMTPQVPPAVSQPAPAVPPTAGTPAHTVQEAPPPGNLPDTTSQLLQARTQLMRQQGATKPKKDEPAAQNARPASSALERLASVTGRGQKRQAAAEPAAPVKKEAYRWKAQTVSEAEPEPLATPKALRNALEHEKTPELMARLTSESLLRDAWAAEIATLTLPKLVQQLALNAWKEETESGICLHLRSSQRHLNSPSAQKVLSEALSAAAGQPVELTLVEDDNPSVLTPLEWRQAIYEEKLAQARQSIIADTHIQTLRRFFDADLDEESIRPV
- a CDS encoding YbaB/EbfC family nucleoid-associated protein, with the protein product MFGKGGMGNLMKQAQQMQEKMAQAQEEIAALEVTGESGAGLVKVTINGAHNCRRVEVDPSLLEDDKDMLEDLVAAAFNDAARRIAEAQKEKMAGVSNGMQLPPGFKMPF
- the recR gene encoding recombination mediator RecR; the protein is MQTSPLLESLMESLRCLPGVGPKSAQRMAFQLLQRDRSGGMRLAQALTRAMSEIGHCADCRTFTEQEICTICANPRRQQTGLICVVESPADIHAIEQTGQFAGRYFVLMGHLSPLDGIGPNDIGLDRLEQRLEKESVQEVILATNPTVEGEATANYIAAMCGQYGVEASRIAHGVPVGGELEMVDGTTLSHSLAGRHKIRF